A genome region from Cytophagia bacterium CHB2 includes the following:
- a CDS encoding AAA family ATPase, producing MTLDKFTLKAQEAVAAAQQLASETGQQQIEVEHLLQAMLRDSEGVAVAILKKLGANVSLVQSRLEDELRRMPRVSGAGAVGNIYVSHRLANVFNQAQNEMRQLKDEYVSSEHLLIAIAEEKQGAAGQLLRQQGVTRDNIFKVLKEIRGTQRVTDQNPEGKYQALERFGRDVTELARSGKLDPVIGRDEEIRRAVQVLSRRTKNNPVLVGDPGVGKTAIVEGIAQRIAHGDVPESLKNKRLIQIEMATLVAGAKYRGEFEERLKAVLKEIQSAE from the coding sequence ATGACGCTCGATAAATTTACACTCAAAGCGCAAGAGGCGGTAGCTGCCGCGCAGCAACTTGCCTCAGAAACCGGACAGCAGCAGATCGAAGTCGAACACCTGTTGCAGGCAATGTTGCGTGACAGCGAAGGCGTCGCCGTCGCAATCCTAAAAAAGCTGGGCGCGAATGTGAGCCTGGTGCAGAGCCGCCTGGAAGATGAGTTGCGGCGCATGCCGCGCGTCTCCGGCGCCGGCGCCGTCGGCAACATTTACGTTTCGCACCGGCTGGCAAATGTGTTCAATCAGGCGCAAAACGAAATGCGCCAGCTCAAGGACGAATACGTCAGCAGCGAGCACTTGCTGATTGCGATTGCGGAAGAAAAACAAGGCGCAGCCGGCCAGCTTTTGCGGCAGCAGGGCGTCACGCGTGACAACATTTTCAAAGTGCTGAAGGAGATTCGCGGCACGCAGCGCGTCACCGATCAAAATCCCGAAGGCAAATATCAGGCGCTGGAGCGTTTTGGCCGCGATGTCACCGAGCTGGCGCGCAGCGGCAAGCTCGATCCGGTGATCGGCCGCGATGAGGAAATCCGGCGGGCGGTGCAGGTGTTGTCGCGCCGCACCAAAAACAATCCCGTGCTCGTCGGCGACCCGGGCGTCGGCAAAACCGCGATTGTCGAAGGCATTGCGCAGCGCATCGCGCACGGCGACGTGCCGGAATCGCTGAAAAACAAGCGCCTCATTCAAATCGAAATGGCGACGCTGGTCGCCGGCGCGAAGTACCGCGGCGAGTTCGAAGAACGCCTGAAGGCCGTGTTGAAGGAAATCCAGAGCGCAGAAG
- a CDS encoding NAD(P)/FAD-dependent oxidoreductase, which produces MPPRTSSNSPQKRTYDAVVIGSGPNGLAAAITLAQAGAAVLVIEGKETPGGGTRTQPLTLPGFLHDVCSAVHPMGLASPFLRSLPLQQHGLAWLHPDLPLAHPLDHGQAAILSRSLAETVEQLGADGNRYQRLFAPLIESAGDLLQDVLGPLKIPRHPFTLARFGLRALRSASALAQSHFTQPQTRALFAGNAAHAILPLEQPLSAAIGLMLMTMGHAVGWPFARGGSQAIADALVRYLQTLGGELVCGWPVVTLDELPKAEVILCDVAPRALAGLAGNGLPEGYRRALLRYRHGPGAFKIDWALSEPIPWAAAACRRAGTVHVGGTLEEVAAAERACWQGKASAQPFVLVSQPSLFDPSRAPQDKHVGWAYCHVPPGGAENMTEYLENQIERFAPGFRDCILARHTMAPADFENYNANYVGGDIIGGVTDWRQLFTRPVIRINPYQTPRKNLFLCSASTPPGAGVHGMCGYHAARAALKRLR; this is translated from the coding sequence TTGCCACCCCGAACCAGCTCCAACTCACCGCAAAAACGAACCTATGATGCCGTCGTTATTGGTTCCGGCCCGAATGGATTAGCCGCCGCGATCACGCTCGCGCAAGCCGGCGCCGCCGTTTTGGTCATCGAAGGCAAAGAAACCCCGGGCGGCGGCACGCGCACGCAGCCGCTGACCCTCCCCGGTTTTCTGCATGATGTCTGCTCTGCCGTACACCCCATGGGACTTGCTTCACCCTTTTTGCGCAGTTTGCCGTTGCAGCAGCACGGCCTTGCATGGCTGCACCCGGATCTGCCGCTGGCGCATCCGCTGGATCACGGCCAGGCTGCGATCCTGTCGCGCTCGCTGGCGGAAACTGTCGAGCAGCTCGGCGCCGATGGCAACAGATACCAACGGCTTTTTGCCCCATTGATTGAAAGCGCGGGAGACCTGCTCCAGGATGTGCTGGGCCCGTTGAAAATTCCGCGCCACCCGTTCACGCTGGCGCGCTTTGGCTTGCGCGCGCTGCGGTCTGCTTCAGCGCTGGCGCAAAGCCATTTCACTCAACCACAAACACGCGCACTGTTTGCCGGAAACGCCGCGCATGCCATCTTGCCGTTAGAGCAACCGCTCTCGGCAGCCATTGGCCTGATGTTGATGACCATGGGGCACGCGGTGGGCTGGCCGTTTGCCCGCGGTGGATCGCAAGCGATTGCTGACGCCCTCGTGCGCTACCTGCAAACGTTGGGTGGAGAGTTGGTCTGCGGTTGGCCCGTTGTGACGCTTGACGAGTTGCCCAAAGCCGAAGTCATCCTGTGCGACGTTGCGCCGCGCGCGCTGGCTGGTTTGGCTGGCAATGGCTTGCCCGAGGGCTATCGCCGCGCCTTGTTGCGTTACCGGCATGGCCCGGGCGCTTTCAAAATCGATTGGGCGCTGAGCGAACCGATTCCGTGGGCGGCGGCCGCATGCCGCCGCGCAGGCACAGTGCATGTGGGCGGCACGTTGGAAGAAGTCGCAGCGGCAGAACGCGCCTGCTGGCAAGGCAAAGCAAGCGCGCAGCCGTTTGTGCTGGTGTCACAGCCAAGCCTGTTTGATCCGTCGCGCGCGCCGCAGGATAAACATGTGGGATGGGCCTACTGCCATGTCCCGCCCGGAGGCGCGGAAAACATGACGGAATATTTGGAAAATCAGATCGAACGCTTTGCTCCGGGTTTTCGCGACTGCATTCTTGCCCGGCACACAATGGCTCCGGCCGATTTCGAAAACTATAATGCCAATTACGTTGGCGGCGACATCATCGGCGGCGTGACCGATTGGCGGCAACTCTTCACCCGGCCTGTGATCCGGATCAATCCCTACCAGACTCCTCGCAAAAATCTCTTCCTCTGCTCTGCTTCGACTCCGCCGGGCGCGGGTGTGCATGGCATGTGCGGCTATCATGCTGCTCGCGCTGCCCTCAAAAGATTGCGATGA